Proteins from a single region of Punica granatum isolate Tunisia-2019 chromosome 8, ASM765513v2, whole genome shotgun sequence:
- the LOC116187375 gene encoding cytochrome b-c1 complex subunit 7-2-like, whose amino-acid sequence MSSLLKSFVDPKKNWLAALHMKTLSRRLRKYGLRYDDLYDPYYDLDVKETLNRLPTEIVDARNQRLKRAMDLSMKHEYLPENLQAMQTPFRGYLKDMLALVKKERAEREALGALPLYQRTIP is encoded by the exons ATGTCGTCTCTCTTGAAGTCGTTTGTCGATCCGAAGAAGAACTGGCTCGCTGCTCTGCACATGAAGACCCTTTCCCGGCGCCTCCGCAAGTACG GTCTCAGATACGATGATTTGTATGATCCATACTATGATCTGGATGTGAAAGAGACACTCAATAGACTTCCCACAGAGATAGTGGATGCTCGTAACCAGCGCCTCAAGCGTGCCATGGATCTCTCCATGAAGCACGAGTACCTCCCTGAGAATCTTCAG GCTATGCAAACTCCGTTTAGGGGCTACCTTAAAGATATGCTTGCTCTT GTAAAGAAGGAGCGAGCTGAACGGGAGGCTTTGGGAGCTTTGCCACTTTACCAGCGCACAATTCCTTAA